The bacterium genome segment CCCGGGGCACGTAGTAGGGCGAGCGGTACTCGGCCCGCCGGTAGCGGTTGCGCTCGTGGTGGTTGCGGAAGACGTAGGTGATGAAGACGGCGTTGGCCGCAATCAGAACCGCGGCGAAAAAGAACGGCGCCTGGGGCGCGATTCCCTCGTAGAGGTAACCGGCGATGATGGGGCCGACCACCAGGCCGAAGGAGGTGATGGTGCCCACGCCGCCCAACACCGTGGCCCGCCCGCGCAGCGGCATGTTCTCCACGGTAAGGCTCATCCAGCTCGGCAGAATCATCGCCACGCCCGCCCCCGACATGAGCATCATGGTGTAGTAAAAACCGGCCCGGGTGATGAAGGGGAGCATGACCATAGCCGACGAGACCAGAAACATTCCGAAAATCATCAGGTACTTGCGACCGATCCGCTCGGCGTAACGTCCCGCCGGGTACACGCAAAGAATCGTCGAGAGTGACAAAAACAAAAAGCCGAAGCCTATCTGGTAGGTCTGCAGATTGAGGACGTTGTCGGCGTAGAACACCAGAACGCTGGTGTTGATGCCCACGATGAACATGTTGATGAAACCCTGGAGGGAGAGGGCCAGGAGCTTGCCGTTCTTGTAGAGCGCCGACAGGGCCTGGCCCAGCTCCCGCCACCAGTTGCGGATGACCTCGGTCCGGGGCAGGTTCTTCGCGGGCTCCTTCCGCCGCCGCCGCAGGGTTTCCTGCATGAAGGCGAAGG includes the following:
- a CDS encoding MFS transporter, which translates into the protein IGLYLMDWFGGVEGGGAQWTFWSASILIGLTALGSFAFMQETLRRRRKEPAKNLPRTEVIRNWWRELGQALSALYKNGKLLALSLQGFINMFIVGINTSVLVFYADNVLNLQTYQIGFGFLFLSLSTILCVYPAGRYAERIGRKYLMIFGMFLVSSAMVMLPFITRAGFYYTMMLMSGAGVAMILPSWMSLTVENMPLRGRATVLGGVGTITSFGLVVGPIIAGYLYEGIAPQAPFFFAAVLIAANAVFITYVFRNHHERNRYRRAEYRSPYYVPRD